A window of Sphingobacterium kitahiroshimense genomic DNA:
ACATCAAATCTATTCTCAGGAACTGTGATGACCACTACTCCAGCAATGCGTAATACAATTGCTCAGATTCAAATTAACCCTTACAATCAAAAGATGCGCGGGCTATATATGGAAGCAAAAATGACAGAACTTTTCCTACTGCAATTACAAAAATCCAATAATCATCCCCACCAAAAATCTCCCTCTTTTGGAAAAATGGATAGAGATAAACTCTTTCATGCGAAGCAACTAATCGAGCAGCACATGGACCAATTCCTAACCATCACACAACTGGCTCAACTTATTGGCATGAACAAACGGAAACTTATGCTAAGCTTTAAAGAGCTTTTTGGAATGACAGTATACAGCTACATCAAAGATCTGAAAATGGAAGAAGCAAAAAGGCTGTTGTTAGAAGAGGAAAAATATGTAAATGAAGTGGCAGACCACATCGGTTATCAGAATCCCCAACATTTTATAACAGCATTTAAAAAGAAATTTGGCATTTCTCCAGGTACACTAAAACAGTAAAACTTCTAGCACTTAAGAAAGTTATACCTTAGTAAAGTGAATAGAATAGTTCACTCATCTTACTCAAAAATAATAAGAAAGCATTCTGTAATAAAAAATGGAAATTACAACTTTAGAAAATATCAGAATTGATTACATTACAGAAATTTTGAACCAATCATTTTCTGATTATATCGTTCCATTTCAACTTACTTCTCAGCAGTTGGAATATAAAATTTTCACCGAAAACATCCGGCTTGATTTATCTTTAGGAGTTTTTTATTCAGGTAAATTAGTTGGTTTTATGCTTCATGCCTTAAATCATAATGGTGAAAAATTGGTCGCTTATAATGCTGCTACTGGAGTCATTCCTGATTTTCGAGGACAAGGTTTGGTAGGTAAAATGTATAATTACTTAATCCCAAAACTAAGAGATCTTGATGTAGATCATATGGTACTGGAAGTTATTGTCGGTAACCAACGTGCAATACGCGCCTATGAGAAAATGAATTATCGGGTTAATAGAACGCTAGATTGTTTTAAAGGATCTTTTGAATCAGATAAGAAATCCAGTTTTTTATCTATTAAACAAGTAGAAAATTTTAAATGGGATGATTTTATATCTTTTTGGTCAATTAAACCATCTTGGCAAAATTCCATAACAACTTTAGAAAAAAGCAAAGATAAGATTACTATCCTCTGCGCGTATTTAGAAGACGAATTGGCCGGATATATAATCTATAATGCTCAGACAAAAAGAATACAACAAATTGCAGTTCCTACAATCCATAGACGGAAAGGCATAGCAACACAATTGATAAATGCGATGACACAATCAACCGGATCAAAAGAACTGTATGCCTTTAATATCGACAATAGTTCTTCAGAAAGCACCGGATTTTTTAAAAGTTTAAGTCTTGAAAATAATGTGTCTCAACTTGAAATGATAAAAAATATATAAAAAGCTAGGAAACTAATGATTGGCGGTGTCGCTGCACATATTGTTTTTTGATAATATATAGTTTATAGTAATCATAAGAGCCTATGATCAATAGCACAAAACATACTACGTAAAATGTCTTATTGGTCAAAAAAGCAAATGATAAACCACTTAACAGCCCGCCCGCAACATAAGCCATTACTATACTCAACAATAAATTAAACTTATCAACAAGTGCTTTATTATGTCTGTTAGATTCCTTTGTAAACATAGAAATCAGAATAGCCAGATCTGTTGTAAGCCCAGTCAAATGAGTCGTTTTTACTACTGAGTTTGAAATACTGGCAGTCAATCCATTTTGTAGCCCCATAGCGAATAACAACGCCCCCACCAAGATTTCTGTTTCCTGTAAAGAATCTTTATAAAAAAAATCCAGATAAATGCCGACAAATAATATGCTTAATATTTCAAGAACTAAAGGTATAGAATGAGTAAGAAAAGCACTAAAACGCCCCTTTCCATGAATAATAATCATATTCGAAAGCATACTGCCGATTAAAAATAATAATATCCAGAATAAAACTACAGCCCCCTGATACCAGTTACCCTTAGCAATCTCTTGAGCAAAAATGGCATAATACCCCGTTACATTTGAGGTAAATGAAAAAAAAACGATGACCGATGCGACATTGACCATACCTGCTGAAAAAGCAGTCAAGGATCCCAATTTAATATTGTCTTGTATCGTGCGATGATTACTATATTTTCTTAGCATAATTTATTTTTTCTCCTTTCTCCAACACAATTCGTGCAATTCCCTTAGCCTGTAGATCTAAATTAAGATGTAGTATTAATCTGGTATCACTAAGTTCATGTATCACAAAACTTTCCACAAGTTTATCGTCTTTCCGTAGCTCCAAAATATGACCTCTTCCCTTTAAAAACCAATTATATCTATTATCATGATGATGGGCAATATAACTGCGGCTTCCTTTTCTTTCAAAGTGCCACAAACCGTCTTGAAGAGGCGGTAAATGTGCAATCAGAGTATTTTTAATTTCTTCATGAATCGTCGATTGCTTTTGAAAAGATGGCATATTATCCACTTTTTCAAAATACCATCCTTGTTCGACCCATTCTCCTTCCAACATACGCTCTGGACTTTCATAAAACATCACCATAGTTGTTGCTAAAAAAAGAAGCAAAGCAAGTAAGATAAAGTTGAATTTAACCAGCAGATTTATTTTAATAATTGACATCCCATTTTTTTTTAAAGAATAAATCAGATAAAACATTACACTCAAATTTCTCAGTACCGGGTTTCTGTATAATTCCGACTTGCCCCAGTTTACGCGCGTTCAACCGCAGTAAAACCTTTCCTACATCAAAAAAATGCTTAGTTCTTTTTTCAAATGCATAATTTGATGGCACTCTGATTTCATCAATCTTTGCGCCTAATAAATAATTATGTAAGTAATTTGAATTGTCGGTACCGATGATATCCGTATATATGACCAACTTCCGATCTTCATAGCGATTACAGATCATCTGGCAAGCTTTAATAAAATCTTCCGAATGAAGATCTGACAGTTGATCCTCCAGTTTAATACCTAGCAATTCACTGATAGACGTACTACTGCGGTTGCCATATACCAATACGACTTCCACTTCTTTCGCCTTCGAATGTTCGAGACTTTGGATCACAAATAAAAGGGAATCTATTGTAAAATCACTAGGAATCAATATACGTTTCTTCATATCAAATTACTTTTGATACAAAGTTAACACCGAGAGATTGCAATGGAATGAAGCTGAAATTAGCTTTCTATTAGAATTTCAAAGCTGAAATTAAAATGAGATTAAAACAAATGAAAAGATTAGAATAGGATTAAAATTTAAGATAAGTAGGGAGCTCTATTTCAACTGTTGTTCCTTTTCCTACAGAAGATTTAACTTTTAACGTCCCCTCGTGTAATTTAATGATATTGCGAGCCAAAGGCAAGCCAATACCATAACCGTCAATACCATCGGTATTTGAAGCCCTAAAATAAGGATCATAAATATGTTCCAAATCTTCTGAAGGGATACCTATGCCCTCATCTTTGATCAAAATAAACACCTTATTATCCAAAGCACCTAAAGCAATATAGGCAGTCCTATTAGATGAGTACTTACAGGCATTACTAATAATATTGGACAAAGCCAATTGAAGTAAAATAGCATTTCCATTAATTTTAAGACGCATACTGTCATCTGGCAATAAGTCAAAATCAGTAACAATACGAAACTTATCATTAATAGCTTTGATTGTCAACTCTGCATCCATTATAATTTGATCAATACGAACAGGACTAAAAGAAGATGAATTACTGACAAAACCAGTACGTGCCAACAACAAAAGTGCCTTTGTTTTTTTTTCTAAATGCTCAGCAGATGAAATAATTTTCAAAAGAGTTTTTTGATAATCTTCTTTCCTTCGCTCTTTTGATAGCGCCAGATCTGCCTGCCCTATTATGGAAGTCAAAGGAGTATTCAATTCATGTGAAGCATTACTGATAAAATTTTTCTGAGTTTCAAATGATGTCTCTAATCTTGTTAACATATTATTAAAAGTGCTGGCAAGATCCTTAAGTTCCCCTTTATATTTAACTTCATCCAATCTTTTATGTAAATTTTCAGAACCTATTTGTTGCACCTCCTTCATCATTGTTAAGATAGGCTTCAAAAAAGAACGTTTCATAAAAACGGAAACTACCAAAATAAAAAGTATACCCAAGATTAAACTAATTATCAGCAGATTTCGAAGATATGCAAGATGATGCGTATAAAAGTAGTTCTC
This region includes:
- a CDS encoding helix-turn-helix transcriptional regulator, with the protein product MMQNQELTIIQRNSLKSEKFSAYSEKKHNIKTKSGGAFFFHETTFDSLQFIQCNYTLIKEEQLQINIEKEALEMHFRLDGSSGAYRSGQPLNLIKGSNTITYLEDYRQDIVMSPTETGSFLEIRIGQSHFEKLLSDFVSDTSNLFSGTVMTTTPAMRNTIAQIQINPYNQKMRGLYMEAKMTELFLLQLQKSNNHPHQKSPSFGKMDRDKLFHAKQLIEQHMDQFLTITQLAQLIGMNKRKLMLSFKELFGMTVYSYIKDLKMEEAKRLLLEEEKYVNEVADHIGYQNPQHFITAFKKKFGISPGTLKQ
- a CDS encoding GNAT family N-acetyltransferase; this encodes MEITTLENIRIDYITEILNQSFSDYIVPFQLTSQQLEYKIFTENIRLDLSLGVFYSGKLVGFMLHALNHNGEKLVAYNAATGVIPDFRGQGLVGKMYNYLIPKLRDLDVDHMVLEVIVGNQRAIRAYEKMNYRVNRTLDCFKGSFESDKKSSFLSIKQVENFKWDDFISFWSIKPSWQNSITTLEKSKDKITILCAYLEDELAGYIIYNAQTKRIQQIAVPTIHRRKGIATQLINAMTQSTGSKELYAFNIDNSSSESTGFFKSLSLENNVSQLEMIKNI
- a CDS encoding YoaK family protein, which encodes MLRKYSNHRTIQDNIKLGSLTAFSAGMVNVASVIVFFSFTSNVTGYYAIFAQEIAKGNWYQGAVVLFWILLFLIGSMLSNMIIIHGKGRFSAFLTHSIPLVLEILSILFVGIYLDFFYKDSLQETEILVGALLFAMGLQNGLTASISNSVVKTTHLTGLTTDLAILISMFTKESNRHNKALVDKFNLLLSIVMAYVAGGLLSGLSFAFLTNKTFYVVCFVLLIIGSYDYYKLYIIKKQYVQRHRQSLVS
- a CDS encoding sensor histidine kinase, whose product is MHNYNKKLIYLITILVIYVCCFVGFIFYSISNFAFRDFYKRLDLRRNIAAEKFLNNGSADQNNQWSLEFIENLDNQHEFLVEFDAAGNIVKSRGFNRKLWSKIDKKGVSNFKSDSQFYSTKFFEKDGRRYIIGASAENYFYTHHLAYLRNLLIISLILGILFILVVSVFMKRSFLKPILTMMKEVQQIGSENLHKRLDEVKYKGELKDLASTFNNMLTRLETSFETQKNFISNASHELNTPLTSIIGQADLALSKERRKEDYQKTLLKIISSAEHLEKKTKALLLLARTGFVSNSSSFSPVRIDQIIMDAELTIKAINDKFRIVTDFDLLPDDSMRLKINGNAILLQLALSNIISNACKYSSNRTAYIALGALDNKVFILIKDEGIGIPSEDLEHIYDPYFRASNTDGIDGYGIGLPLARNIIKLHEGTLKVKSSVGKGTTVEIELPTYLKF